TTTTGCATATAATTTTTAATATGTTGGCTTTATTCATGTTTGGAGGACAAATAGAAACCCTATTAGGAGTCAAAAAATTTATGATTCTATATTTTTCATCAGGAATTTTAGCTGCATTATTTCAGATTATTTTTAATACTGGTGTTTTATATTACTTTGTTCAAACTTTAGATTTTTCACAAGCTAAAAAAATGTTAAATTATTTAAATGAAGAACAAAAAATCAATCTTTATAGTTCTATGTATTCTCCTATGATGGGAGCTTCTGGAGCTGTAAGCGGAATAGTAGGAGCTTTTGCTAAATTTTTTCCGGAACATAAAATTTTCATTTTACCTTTTCCTTTTCCAATAGCAGTTAGAAAAGCTTTGATAATTTTTATTTTGGGAAGTTTTATTTCTTCTATTCTTAATTTGGCTCCTGGGGTTGCACATTTTGCTCACATTGGTGGTATTTTATCTGGATATTTAATAGGAAGTATTTTTATAAAAAATGAAACTTTTTATTGATTTTATGACTTATCGTTTTGAAACAAAAAATAAATTAAATATACAAATGAAAATAAAAAAAATAAAGATAAATAAGAATGTTTTCCGTCTATTGTTCTCATTATACGATTTCCCCTAAATTTCCAGTGAAATATATTTAAAGGATTTTCTCTATTCCAATCGATGCTCATCCATATAAATATAGGTTTCCCTACTATATGATCTTCTGGAACAAAACCCCAATAACGAGAATCAAATGAGTTATGTCTATTATCCCCCATCATAAAATAATAATTGTTTTTTATTTTATAAAATTTTTTTGAAATTATATCGAATTTTTTAACTTTTTCATAAGTAAAAATTTCATTATAAATATGAATATTTTTTTTATCTAATTTCAAAAATTCTCCTTTTTTAGGTATGTGTAATGGACCAAAAAAATCTCTATTCCAATCAGTGTGAAATATACAATGTTCTTTAAAAGAAATAGGAAGAATATTTTTTTTTATAAAAACCATATTTTCAAATAAATTTTTTATTTGATCTGCTTTTTCTTCATTTAACATTATTTGATAAAAATATTCATCATTTTGTTCTCCGACATATTCAATATCTTTTATATCCATTTTATTTTTTAAATATTCTATATTTAAAGGAATATTTACCGTCTTAATCAAATAAGATTGTTGTTTTTCTGAAAAAGGTTTTTCTTTTTTATGATTCACAAATAAAATTCCTTTCCTAATATAGACTAAATCTCCTGGTAATCCTATACAACGTTTAATATAATGATCTTTTCGATCTATTATCTTATGATTAGAATCTTTAGGAAAATTAAAAACGACTATATCGTTTCTTTGTACAGATTGAATGGAAGGAAAACGAAAATAAGGCCATTGAAAAATAGAAATATAAGATTTTATATTTCCAATGATATTATTGTGTGTAAAAGGCATAAAAATAGGTGATATAGGCATTCGTAAGCCATAATGAATTTTACTAACTAGTATAAAATCTCCTACCAATAAAGTTTTTTCCATAGAAGAGGTGGGAATGACAAAAGGCTGAACTATATAAGTATGAGTTATAAAAGAAAAAATAAATGCTAATAAAATTCCTATATTATCTTCTTTTTTTCTTATATTTTCAATTTTTTGAATTTGAATTTTTTTAAAAAAATTTATAATAAATATATAATCCTGCAGATAAAAAAAATAAAATAATATTTTTTTCGTTTTTTTTAAAAAATTGAAAAACAAATCCATCCACAGAATAAAAATTAACATTATACTAGTTAATGGAATAAACAATAGAAAAATCCACCATATAGATCTTCTATAAATTTTTAAAAGAACAAAAATATTATATACAGGAATTAAAATTTTCCAAGATTTTACCCCTAATTTTTTATAAAACCTCCATGTTCCTAAAATATGAATAACATGTTCAAAAAATAAAAAAATACCACTAAAAATAAAATATTGGAACATAAAAGATATTTTATCTATATACCTAAAACCTCTTTCATAGAAAAAATACCTTTTTTATTTTGTATCCATTCTGCTGCAATAACAGCACCCAAAGCAAATCCAACTCTACTATGAGCTTTATGCTGTATTTTGATGTCCTCTATTTTAGATTCATATTTTACAACGTGTATTCCTGGTACATTATTGAATCTTTTTGAAAGGATTAAAATTTTATCTTGATCTTTTTTTTTTTTGTCCAAAATCCATGTTTTTTTCATTTTGTTATTCACTATATCCTTTGCTAAGGAAAGAGCCGTTCCACTCGGTTTATCTATTTTTTCTTTATGGTGAATCTCTTCTATTGTTACTTCATAATCTTTAGAATATAAATGTAACAGTTTAGATAATTTTTTATTAATATCGAAAAAAATATTCATCCCAATACTAAAATTGGAAGAATATAAAAAAGATCCATTTTTTTTTTGGCATATTTTTTTAATAACTTCAAATTTTTCCAACCATCCTGTAGTTCCACTTACTATAGGAATATTATTTTCTATACAAATTTTTACATTGTTAAATGCAGAATGGGGTTGACTAAATTCTATTGCTACATCTGAATTTGAATCATTCAATAAATGGACAGAAGGGGTTCCATCATAACATAATGAAATTTTATGATTTCTAACTTTAGCTATTTTTTCTATAGCTTTTCCCATTTTTCCATATCCTATTATTGCTATATTCATATTACTTTCTTTTTAATTGGAATAAAATCCATTCAAATATACCTCATATTTTTTTTTGATGAAATATCAATAAATTTTATATTTGAACATAATGCCCACGTGGTGAAAATAGGTAGACACGCCACCTTGAGGGGGTGGTATCCGATTAGGATGTGCTGGTTCAAATCCAGTCGTGGGTACAACTTTGTTTTTTTTATATAAGAATTCGGAATAAATCTGGATTTTTATTTAAATATTCAAAATGAACTTTATGTTTCTTCATTTTTCCTAGTAATCCAGAAAACTCATTTTTATCTGATAATTCTATTCCTATCACTGCTGGTCCTTCTTCTTTAGAAGTTTTTTTGGAATATTCAAAATAGGCAATATCATCTTTGGGGCCTAAAATATTATTAACAAATTCTTTTAAAGCCCCGGCTCTTTGAGGAAATTTTACAATAAAATAATGTTTTTTTTCTTCATACAAAAGGGATCTTTCTCTTATTTCTTCCGTTCTAGTAATATCATTATTTCCTCCACTTAAAATACAAACAATAGTTTTCCCTTTTATTTTATCAGAATAAAAATCTAAAGCGGCGATTGAAAGAGCCCCAGCTGGTTCTGCAACGATAGCTTCTAAATTATATAAATCCAAAATCGTTGTGCAAACTTTTCCTTCTGGAACAGTTATGATATCAAATAATGTTTGATTGCATATATTGAAATTCAATTCTCCCACTTTTTTAACTGAAGCTCCATCAATAAATCTATCTATCATTTTTAATTCAACGATTTTTCCTGTTTTTAAAGAACAACTCATAGAAGGAGCTCCTTCAGGCTCTACTCCTATAATTTTAGTTTTAGGACTAAATTCATGAAAATGACTTCCTACTCCAGAAGCTAATCCTCCTCCCCCAATAGGAATAAAAATATAATCTATGTCCGAAATAGATTGTTTCAAAATCTCTACCCCAACAGTAGCTTGTCCTTCAATAATTTTAATGTCATCAAAAGGATGAATAAAAATTTTGGAATTTTTTTTACAATCTTTCATAGCTTCAAAACTAACTGCATCAAAAGTGTCTCCGATCAGAACAATTTCTACATACTCTTTCCCAAACATTTTTACTCTTTCTACTTTTTGTTTTGGAGTAGTGCTAGGCATGTAAATTTTTCCAGGTATTTTTAATATGTTACAAGAATAAGCGACTCCTTGTGCATGATTTCCTGCACTAGCACAAATAACTCCTTTTTTTAGTTCTAGTTCTGTATTAGATAAACTTATAATTTTGTTATAAGCTCCTCTAATTTTATATGAACGTATAATTTGTAAGTCTTCTCTTTTTAGAAAAATATTAGCTTTATATTTTTCTGATAAAAGATAATTTTTTTGTAATGGAGTTTCATAAATAATATCTTTTAAAATATTTTGGGCTTTGACTATTTCTTTATAAGAAGGAAAATATCCTTTTAACTTATTATTCAATCTTTTAAAAATAAAAATGAACTCTAATTATGATCTTTTTTTTTCGGTCTAAGATTACGAATTATGGATCCTACTTTCCACAATTCACTTTGTCTCAGATCTTGCAATTCTTTTTGTAATTTCTTTCTATAATTTATATCACTATTAGTTTTAATGATTCTTTTCGCTTCGTTACCAGAATAAACTTCATGATATAATTCTTGAAATACTGGAAAAGTTGCATCTCTAAATTTTTTCCACCAATCTAAAGCACCTCTTTGTGCAGTTGTAGAACAATTAGCATACATCCAATCCATTCCTTCTTCAGATACTAATGGCATCAAGCTTTGAGTTAATTCTTCTACGGTTTCGTTAAAAGATTCTGAAGGAGAATGTCCTTTTTCTCTCAATATTTGATATTGTGCCGCAAAAATTCCTTGTATAGCTCCCATTAAAGTTCCTCTTTCTCCTACTAAATCAGAATACACTTCATTTTTAAAATTCGTCTCAAATAAATATCCAGATCCTATTCCAATTCCAATTGATAAAGTTTTTTCTAAGCTATTTCCACTATAATCCTGATAAATAGCATAACTAGAATTAATTCCTTTTCCTTGTTTGAAAAGTCTTCTCAAACTGGTTCCTGATCCTTTGGGGGCAACTAAAAAAATATCTATATTTTTAGAGGGATATATTTTTGTTTGATTGCAAAAAGTTAATCCAAATCCATGTGAAAAATATAAAGATTTTCCTTTAATTAAATATTTACTAAGAGTAGGCCAAAACGAAATTTGACCTGCATCTGATAATAAATACATAATTATAGTCCCTCTTTCAGATGCTTCTTCCAAAGAAAAAAGATTTTTCCCTTCTATCCATCCATCTTTTAACGCTTTATTCCAAGAATAAGAATGTTTCCTTTGTCCTACTATTACTTCAAATCCATTATCTCTTAAATTTAAAGATTGTCCAGGGCCTTGAACTCCATAACCTAGAACAGAAATAGTTTCTTTTTTTAAAATTTTTATAGCTTTAGATAAAGGAAATTCGTTTCTTGTAATAATGGTTTCTTCTACAGATCCAAATTTAATTTTCATAATTTTTAATATTTAAATGATTTAATATGTGACTAATGGGAAATCCATTTTTTTACATGAATTTTTTCTAGAATTTTTATCTTTGAGTTTGTAATAGTAAACATGAATAATTCCAATTAATTTTTCAATTAATTTTTTGATTTTAAATAATTGTTCTTCTTCGCATTCTAAATCAACAACATATTGAACATCATTACTAATTGTTTTTTTATCATTATTGCTAGACGCATTAATATGATTAGTTTTTAAATTTATTCTGTTTAATATAATAAGAATTCTACTCAATAATCTTGTTTCTTTTTCTCCTAAAATTATTATTCTGAATTGATGCTTCATAGTGTTATATTTTTTTATGTTAAACGAATTTCATCTACAGATGCTCCTGCAGGAATCATAGGAAAAACATTATCTTCTTTTTCTATTACAACTTCTAGCAAAAAAGCTTTTTCATGATTTAATGCTTTTTTTACTGATTCTTCTAATTTTTCTCTTTTACTCACTTTTTTTGCTTTTATATTATAAGCATTAGCTAATTTTATAAAATCTGGATTAACTAATTCTGTACACGAATAACGTTTATTAAAAAAAAGCTGTTGCCATTGACGGACCATTCCCAAAAAATTATTATTTAATAGTATAATTTTAACGGAAATCTTATTTTGTAAAATAGTACCCATTTCTTGTATTGTCATTTGAATTCCTCCATCTCCTACTACACAAATAACTTGTCTATTTTTAGTTCCTAATTGAGCCCCTATAGAAGCTGGTAAAGCAAACCCCATAGTTCCTAATCCTCCAGAAGTTATTTGACTTTTCTTGCATGTAAAATTGAAATATCTTGAAGCTATCATTTGATGTTGTCCTACGTCAGTTACAAGAATTGCATTTTTTTGCTTATATTGATTGATCCACCTTATTACTTCTCCCATAGTAATCCCTTTTTTTTTGGGATGAAGATCTCTTTGTATAACTGTTATTTTTTCTTTTTCTTTAAGATGAAAAAATTTATCTATCCATTTTTTATGAATAGATTCATTTACATAATAAATTAATTTTTTTAAAGATGTTTTACAATCTCCCAAAATAGGGATATGACATAAAATGTTTTTATTAATTTCGGAAGAATCTATCTCTAAATGAATAATTTTAGCTTGTTTTGCATATTTTTGAACATCTCCAGTAACACGATCGTCAAACCGCATTCCTATCGCAATGAGAATATCACATTGATTAGTTAAAATATTAGGTGCATAATTTCCATGCATTCCTAACATCCCAACATGTAAATGATGATCACTATTTAACGCTCCTAATCCTAATAGAGTACTAGCTACCGGAATTCCAGTTTTTTCAACAAATTCTTTAAATTCATCTTCTGCTTCAGCTAAAATTACTCCTTGACCTACAAGAATCAAAGGCTTTTTAGCCGAATTTATTATATTTGCTGCTTTTATTATTTTTTCATCCTCTATACAAGGATACGGGTGAAAATTTTTTATATATTTACAACGTGTATAATGAAATACAGTTTTTTGAAACTGAGCGTCTTTAGTAATATCTATTAATACAGGTCCTGGTCTTCCCTTTTTAGCTATAAAAAA
This DNA window, taken from Blattabacterium sp. (Nauphoeta cinerea), encodes the following:
- a CDS encoding rhomboid family intramembrane serine protease — protein: MNFYTNFNSDAVKHLISINILVYTATFVFSQYKIESILSLYHPLDERFELYQILTHMFVHSQRLFLHIIFNMLALFMFGGQIETLLGVKKFMILYFSSGILAALFQIIFNTGVLYYFVQTLDFSQAKKMLNYLNEEQKINLYSSMYSPMMGASGAVSGIVGAFAKFFPEHKIFILPFPFPIAVRKALIIFILGSFISSILNLAPGVAHFAHIGGILSGYLIGSIFIKNETFY
- the lepB gene encoding signal peptidase I gives rise to the protein MFQYFIFSGIFLFFEHVIHILGTWRFYKKLGVKSWKILIPVYNIFVLLKIYRRSIWWIFLLFIPLTSIMLIFILWMDLFFNFLKKTKKILFYFFYLQDYIFIINFFKKIQIQKIENIRKKEDNIGILLAFIFSFITHTYIVQPFVIPTSSMEKTLLVGDFILVSKIHYGLRMPISPIFMPFTHNNIIGNIKSYISIFQWPYFRFPSIQSVQRNDIVVFNFPKDSNHKIIDRKDHYIKRCIGLPGDLVYIRKGILFVNHKKEKPFSEKQQSYLIKTVNIPLNIEYLKNKMDIKDIEYVGEQNDEYFYQIMLNEEKADQIKNLFENMVFIKKNILPISFKEHCIFHTDWNRDFFGPLHIPKKGEFLKLDKKNIHIYNEIFTYEKVKKFDIISKKFYKIKNNYYFMMGDNRHNSFDSRYWGFVPEDHIVGKPIFIWMSIDWNRENPLNIFHWKFRGNRIMRTIDGKHSYLSLFFLFSFVYLIYFLFQNDKS
- the dapB gene encoding 4-hydroxy-tetrahydrodipicolinate reductase — translated: MNIAIIGYGKMGKAIEKIAKVRNHKISLCYDGTPSVHLLNDSNSDVAIEFSQPHSAFNNVKICIENNIPIVSGTTGWLEKFEVIKKICQKKNGSFLYSSNFSIGMNIFFDINKKLSKLLHLYSKDYEVTIEEIHHKEKIDKPSGTALSLAKDIVNNKMKKTWILDKKKKDQDKILILSKRFNNVPGIHVVKYESKIEDIKIQHKAHSRVGFALGAVIAAEWIQNKKGIFSMKEVLGI
- the ilvA gene encoding threonine ammonia-lyase, which codes for MNNKLKGYFPSYKEIVKAQNILKDIIYETPLQKNYLLSEKYKANIFLKREDLQIIRSYKIRGAYNKIISLSNTELELKKGVICASAGNHAQGVAYSCNILKIPGKIYMPSTTPKQKVERVKMFGKEYVEIVLIGDTFDAVSFEAMKDCKKNSKIFIHPFDDIKIIEGQATVGVEILKQSISDIDYIFIPIGGGGLASGVGSHFHEFSPKTKIIGVEPEGAPSMSCSLKTGKIVELKMIDRFIDGASVKKVGELNFNICNQTLFDIITVPEGKVCTTILDLYNLEAIVAEPAGALSIAALDFYSDKIKGKTIVCILSGGNNDITRTEEIRERSLLYEEKKHYFIVKFPQRAGALKEFVNNILGPKDDIAYFEYSKKTSKEEGPAVIGIELSDKNEFSGLLGKMKKHKVHFEYLNKNPDLFRILI
- the ilvC gene encoding ketol-acid reductoisomerase, which gives rise to MKIKFGSVEETIITRNEFPLSKAIKILKKETISVLGYGVQGPGQSLNLRDNGFEVIVGQRKHSYSWNKALKDGWIEGKNLFSLEEASERGTIIMYLLSDAGQISFWPTLSKYLIKGKSLYFSHGFGLTFCNQTKIYPSKNIDIFLVAPKGSGTSLRRLFKQGKGINSSYAIYQDYSGNSLEKTLSIGIGIGSGYLFETNFKNEVYSDLVGERGTLMGAIQGIFAAQYQILREKGHSPSESFNETVEELTQSLMPLVSEEGMDWMYANCSTTAQRGALDWWKKFRDATFPVFQELYHEVYSGNEAKRIIKTNSDINYRKKLQKELQDLRQSELWKVGSIIRNLRPKKKDHN
- a CDS encoding acetolactate synthase small subunit, with the translated sequence MKHQFRIIILGEKETRLLSRILIILNRINLKTNHINASSNNDKKTISNDVQYVVDLECEEEQLFKIKKLIEKLIGIIHVYYYKLKDKNSRKNSCKKMDFPLVTY
- the ilvB gene encoding biosynthetic-type acetolactate synthase large subunit; amino-acid sequence: MEKKLFYGSEIVIKTLLYEEVEYIFGYPGGAIMPIYDSLHDYLNSISHILMRHEQGSIHAAQGYARATGKIGVCFTTSGPGATNLITGLADALIDSTPIVCITGQVSSHLLGTDAFQETNIIDISIPVTKWNIQVLKAKDICESIQKGFFIAKKGRPGPVLIDITKDAQFQKTVFHYTRCKYIKNFHPYPCIEDEKIIKAANIINSAKKPLILVGQGVILAEAEDEFKEFVEKTGIPVASTLLGLGALNSDHHLHVGMLGMHGNYAPNILTNQCDILIAIGMRFDDRVTGDVQKYAKQAKIIHLEIDSSEINKNILCHIPILGDCKTSLKKLIYYVNESIHKKWIDKFFHLKEKEKITVIQRDLHPKKKGITMGEVIRWINQYKQKNAILVTDVGQHQMIASRYFNFTCKKSQITSGGLGTMGFALPASIGAQLGTKNRQVICVVGDGGIQMTIQEMGTILQNKISVKIILLNNNFLGMVRQWQQLFFNKRYSCTELVNPDFIKLANAYNIKAKKVSKREKLEESVKKALNHEKAFLLEVVIEKEDNVFPMIPAGASVDEIRLT